In Mangifera indica cultivar Alphonso chromosome 1, CATAS_Mindica_2.1, whole genome shotgun sequence, a single genomic region encodes these proteins:
- the LOC123223529 gene encoding enhancer of mRNA-decapping protein 4-like, protein MIFRAANEHMASSKTPQPQFDMHSFFPPYYPPSSSSTTTNTTATSSSFFPYPPPFPEPHANMQPPRLPPYHTPPPLNAGTQILALLNNNSSTNNANNNGVNNSTNSIIIANNSCQRTAKGRRVSGDCVAYDVDDRVEGETEPMQLEATPITKYGSDPELVLGRQIAVNAHYIVYGLKGGNVRVLNLNTASRALFRGHTKRVTDMVFFADHVHLLATVSVEGRVYVWKICEGPDEQDKPQITGNVVFATHFLGENKGDYVHPRLCWHCNKQDVLVVGIGKCVLRIDTAKAEKGEGFSTETPRQCSVDRLFDGIQLVGKHDGEVTDISFCQWTITRLVSASTDGTIKIWEDGKAGPLATLKPHGGQPVNSAKFLTAPHQAGHIILVTVGPLNKEVKIWSSTSEEGWLLPGDVESWKCTQTLDFRSSAEAQVEEAFFNQTVALSQAGLLLFANAKKNAIYSVHLDYGANPMATRMDYIAEFTVTMPILSFTGTTEPPGEHIVKLYLVQTLAIQQYALDLCQCLPPPIESVENTVSGVSHDASNADLNGIRVSAFPFPSPASRPIYSEVATARYPLCSTSFEAPALPETMTSNMVSNPISLARTTIDTNVICMASPSLPLSPQLSRKLSGLGNAKNSLDLGPSLGEHGGSQSIIDCSVARQMDTIHVNVSGAASYNNDAKNEEKKIATKDISRVLNPSILFKHPTHLITPSEILMSSSSSETTNIIKRHEEEKANIQDVVINRDMVSGEVEVKEVGETRAAHGDEFGSHEETENTEKLFCSQASDLGIEMARDSSAILAENHFVEEEPEVDGAGLTAQLSQPSVSGESEAQDSTKDVNGKVSGSAVTSVFAQSGTLSAKGKNQTGSNAQVPVHSSSVPNSVGSFCEPGGSSTLTSAPADSSQITTMQNTLNQLMAVQKELQKQMSSLVTLPVTKEGKRLEASLGRWIEKAVKASTDTLWARFQEENGKNEKLSRDRKQQVTLITSIINKDLTPVVEKAVKRELAAVGPAIVRTITPSIEKTISSTITESFQRGVGDKAVNMLERSVNTRLEATVGRQIQAQFQTSGKIALQDALKSSVEASISPAFEKSCKAIFEQVDATFQKGMAEHTTAALQHFETAHSPFALALRDSITSASAMTQTLSGELTDVQRKLISLAAAGGNPTVVNPLIPQLSNGPLHVLHDKVESSLNPAKELSRLVSEQKYEEAFTVALQRSDVSIVSWLCSQVDLHGILATMPLPLSQGVLLSLLQQLACDINKDRHRKLAWITDVAAAINPTDPLITMHAQPIFDQVYQRLHLQRSSPTTTGAELSSIRLIMHVINSMMMTCK, encoded by the exons ATGATTTTTCGCGCAGCAAATGAACATATGGCATCTTCTAAAACCCCTCAACCTCAATTTGACATGCACAGTTTCTTCCCTCCTTATTATCCGCCGtcctcctcctccaccaccaccaacaCCACTGCAACCTCCTCTTCCTTCTTCCCTTACCCTCCGCCATTCCCCGAGCCCCACGCTAACATGCAACCCCCCAGGTTGCCCCCTTATCATACACCCCCTCCTCTCAACGCCGGCACCCAAATTCTCGCTCTTCTCAACAACAACAGCAGCACCAACAACGCTAACAATAATGGCGTTAATAATTCTACTAATAGTATTATTATTGCTAATAATTCTTGTCAGAGAACGGCCAAAGGGCGACGTGTTTCAGGTGATTGCGTGGCGTATGACGTAGACGATCGTGTTGAAGGCGAAACAGAACCGATGCAACTGGAGGCGACTCCGATTACTAAGTACGGGTCGGATCCTGAGCTTGTTCTCGGCAGACAAATCGCTGTTAATGCACATTACATTGTGTACGGACTTAAAGGTGGAAATGTTAGGGTTTTGAATCTCAACACCGCTTCGCGCGCTTTGTTTCGTGGCCACACTAAG AGAGTCACGGATATGGTGTTTTTTGCGGATCATGTGCACCTTTTGGCTACTGTGAGCGTGGAGGGGCGAGTTTATGTTTGGAAGATATGTGAAGGTCCAGATGAGCAAGATAAGCCACAAATTACTGGCAATGTTGTTTTTGCTACTCATTTTTTAGGAGAGAATAAAGGAGATTATGTGCATCCCAGGCTTTGTTGGCATTGTAACAAACAA GATGTTTTGGTGGTGGGAATTGGGAAGTGTGTGTTGAGAATTGATACTGCAAAAGCTGAGAAGGGTGAAGGTTTTTCAACTGAGACACCTCGTCAGTGTTCTGTTGACAGACTCTTTGATGGAATTCAGTTGGTTGGTAAACATGATGGAGAAGTAACTGATATATCTTTTTGTCAGTGGACAATCACCCGTTTGGTTTCTGCTTCTACCGATGGCACG ATAAAGATTTGGGAAGATGGCAAGGCAGGGCCCCTTGCTACATTGAAACCTCACGGTGGCCAACCTGTAAATTCAGCCAAGTTCTTGACTGCTCCACACCAGGCGGGTCACATCATACTTGTCACAGTG GGACCTTTAAATAAGGAAGTGAAGATTTGGTCATCAACTAGTGAAGAAGGATGGCTGCTTCCTGGTGATGTTGAATCATGGAAGTGTACGCAGACATTAGACTTCAGGAGTTCTGCTGAAGCTCAGGTTGAGGAGGCATTCTTTAACCAAACTGTGGCATTGTCTCAAGCTGGTCTTCTCTTATTTGCAAATGCGAAGAAGAATGCAATTTACTCAGTACACTTGGACTATGGAGCTAATCCCATGGCCACCCGCATGGATTACATAGCAGAGTTTACTGTAACCATGCCTATTTTGAGTTTCACTGGAACAACTGAGCCTCCTGGTGAACACATAGTTAAGCTTTATTTAGTCCAAACATTGGCTATTCAGCAGTATGCTTTGGACTTGTGCCAGTGCTTGCCACCACCAATAGAAAGTGTGGAGAATACAGTTTCAGGTGTCTCACATGATGCAAGTAATGCTGACTTAAATGGAATTAGAGTTAGCGCATTTCCATTCCCTAGTCCAGCATCCAGGCCAATTTACTCTGAAGTTGCTACTGCAAGATATCCTCTATGTTCTACTTCTTTTGAGGCTCCTGCTTTGCCAGAAACTATGACGTCTAACATGGTTTCTAATCCAATTTCTCTGGCACGAACAACTATTGATACTAATGTAATTTGTATGGCATCACCTTCTCTTCCACTGAGTCCTCAGTTGTCTAGGAAGCTTTCCGGTCTTGGAAATGCAAAAAATAGCCTTGATCTGGGCCCCTCGCTTGGTGAACATGGCGGAAGCCAATCCATTATTGACTGTTCAGTTGCCAGGCAAATGGACACCATTCATGTAAATGTATCTGGTGCAGCTTCCTATAATAATGATGcaaagaatgaagaaaagaaaattgcaaCAAAAGATATATCCAGGGTGCTTAATCCATCTATCCTGTTCAAACATCCTACTCATTTGATAACTCCTTCTGAGATCTTAATGTCAAGTTCATCTTCTGAAACTACTAATATTATTAAGCGCCATGAGGAGGAAAAGGCAAATATTCAAGATGTGGTCATCAATAGGGATATGGTAAGTGGTGAGGTGGAGGTTAAAGAAGTGGGTGAAACAAGGGCTGCTCATGGTGATGAATTTGGTTCCCATGAAGAAACAGAAAACACAGAAAAGCTGTTCTGCTCCCAGGCTTCAGATCTTGGAATTGAGATGGCCAGAGATTCATCTGCAATATTGGCAGAAAATCATTTTGTGGAAGAAGAGCCGGAAGTTGATGGTGCTGGCTTAACAGCCCAACTTTCCCAACCTTCTGTTAGTGGTGAGTCAGAAGCCCAGGACTCTACAAAAGATGTTAATGGAAAGGTTTCAGGGTCAGCTGTGACATCAGTATTTGCACAATCTGGAACACTGAGTGCCAAGGGGAAAAACCAGACAGGAAGCAATGCTCAAGTGCCAGTTCATTCTTCAAGTGTTCCCAACTCAGTTGGTTCTTTCTGTGAACCTGGTGGGAGTTCAACTCTCACCTCTGCACCCGCTGATTCGTCTCAAATCACAACAATGCAAAATACACTTAATCAG CTAATGGCCGTGCAAAAGGAACTGCAGAAGCAGATGTCAAGCTTGGTGACCCTTCCTGTAACAAAAGAAGGTAAAAGACTGGAGGCATCTCTAGGAAGGTGGATTGAGAAGGCTGTCAAGGCCAGTACTGATACATTGTGGGCTCGTTTCCAAGAGGAGAACggaaaaaatgagaaattatcCCGAGACCGCAAACAGCAAGTAACTTTGATCACTAGCATTATTAACAAGGACTTGACCCCTGTAGTAGAAAAAGCAGTGAAGAGGGAATTGGCTGCAGTTGGACCAGCTATTGTCCGCACCATCACTCCCAGCATTGAGAAAACCATTTCGTCAACTATTACAGAGTCCTTCCAG AGAGGAGTCGGTGACAAGGCAGTGAATATGCTGGAGAGGTCAGTTAATACAAGGCTTGAAGCCACTGTTGGTAGGCAAATCCAAGCACAATTTCAAACTTCTGGCAAGATAGCTCTCCAG GATGCTTTGAAGTCCAGTGTAGAAGCTTCAATTTCCCCTGCCTTTGAAAAGTCATGCAAAGCTATTTTTGAGCAAGTGGATGCTACCTTTCAGAAAGGAATGGCTGAACATACAACCGCAGCTCTGCAGCATTTTGAAACTGCACATTCTCCCTTTGCTCTAGCTTTAAGG GATTCAATTACTTCTGCTTCAGCAATGACCCAAACTTTAAGTGGAGAATTGACAGATGTTCAGCGTAAACTTATTAGTCTCGCCGCTGCAGGAGGAAATCCAACTGTTGTAAATCCCTTGATTCCCCAACTGAGCAATGGACCTTTGCATGTTCTCCATGATAAG GTTGAATCATCTTTAAACCCTGCAAAAGAGCTATCCAGATTGGTATCTGAGCAGAAATATGAAGAAGCTTTCACTGTTGCCCTACAAAGAAGTGATGTGTCTATTGTGTCTTGGTTATGTTCACAG GTTGATCTACACGGGATTCTGGCTACAATGCCCCTCCCTTTGAGCCAAGGAGTATTGCTCTCTCTTCTGCAGCAGTTGGCCTGTGACATCAACAAGGACAGACATCGTAAACTTGCATGGATTACGGATGTGGCTGCTGCCATAAACCCAACAGATCCATTGATCACAATGCATGCACAACCCATCTTTGATCAAGTCTATCAGAGACTGCATCTTCAACGCAGCTCACCAACAACTACCGGAGCTGAACTTTCAAGTATCCGTCTTATCATGCATGTCATCAACTCCATGATGATGACCTGTAAATGA